A genomic window from Balaenoptera acutorostrata chromosome 20, mBalAcu1.1, whole genome shotgun sequence includes:
- the HEXIM2 gene encoding protein HEXIM2 isoform X4, producing MGVGKELSGARPQDLRPRGKSRGESFHPVSPQLGSREIRARIGGPTCASAQLIVDEKGNIGRRVGQSKEASVSLVKRHLLKDLEQKKVATPNQTNCNTESPAALEEAKISRVPGSPKTSPEPHDPGGSLPLTPRMESHSEEEDPPGSGLGWNGRGPRAQSPGSCSVEAVLARKKHRRRPSKRKRHWRPYLELSWAEKQQRDERQSQRASRVREEMFAKGQPVAPYNTTQFLMNDRDPEEPNLDVPQGASHPGSSGESEAGDSDSRGRAHGEFQQRDFSEAYERYHTESLQGRSKQELVRDYLDLERRLSQAEEETRRLQQLQGCTSQRPCRQVEELAAEVERLRTENQRLRQENEMWNREGGRRGGEPGT from the exons atgggggtggggaaagaacTCAGCGGAGCTCGGCCTCAGGATCTGCGCCCCCGTGGAAAGAGCAGAGGGGAGTCATTTCACCCGGTCTCTCCTCAGCTGGGGTCTCGGGAAATACGCG CTCGGATAGGTGGACCGACTTGTGCTTCCGCACAGCTAATCGTTGACGAAAAAGGGAATATTGGCAGGCGAGTGGGCCAATCAAAGGAGGCATCG GTGTCACTAGTTAAAAGGCATCTGCTGAAAGATTTGGAACAGAAGAAGGTGGCTACTCCAAACCAGACCAACTGTAACACAGAGTCACCAGCAGCCCTGGAGGAGGCTAAG aTCTCTCGTGTTCCTGGGAGCCCCAAAACATCCCCTGAGCCTCATGACCCTGGAGGTTCCCTGCCCCTGACACCCCGGATGGAGAGCCACTCAGAGGAGGAAGATCCTCCTGGCAGTGGCCTAGGCTGGAACGGTAGGGGTCCCCGGGCCCAGAGCCCAGGGAGCTGCTCAGTGGAGGCCGTACTGGCACGGAAGAAGCACCGCCGGCGGCCTTCAAAGCGCAAGCGGCACTGGCGGCCCTACCTGGAGCTGAGCTGGGCCGAGAAGCAACAGCGGGATGAGAGGCAGAGCCAGCGGGCCTCCCGGGTCCGAGAGGAGATGTTCGCCAAAGGCCAGCCCGTGGCACCCTACAATACCACCCAGTTCCTGATGAACGACAGAGACCCCGAGGAGCCCAACCTGGATGTGCCCCAAGGGGCCTCCCACCCAGGCTCCAGTGGGGAGAGTGAGGCCGGGGACAGCGACTCGAGGGGCCGAGCTCATGGGGAGTTCCAGCAGAGGGATTTCTCCGAGGCCTATGAGCGCTATCACACTGAGAGCCTGCAGGGCCGCAGCAAGCAGGAGCTGGTGCGCGACTACCTGGATCTGGAGAGGCGGCTGTCACAGGCCGAGGAGGAGACGAGGAGGCTGCAGCAGCTGCAGGGGTGCACCAGCCAGCGGCCCTGTCGCCAGGTGGAGGAGCTGGCCGCCGAGGTAGAGAGGCTCCGGACGGAGAACCAGCGGCTTCGGCAGGAGAACGAGATGTGGAACCGAGAAGGCGGCCGCCGTGGTGGGGAGCCGGGCACCTAG
- the HEXIM2 gene encoding protein HEXIM2 isoform X3, translated as MGVGKELSGARPQDLRPRGKSRGESFHPVSPQLGSREIRARIGGPTCASAQLIVDEKGNIGRRVGQSKEASQVSLVKRHLLKDLEQKKVATPNQTNCNTESPAALEEAKISRVPGSPKTSPEPHDPGGSLPLTPRMESHSEEEDPPGSGLGWNGRGPRAQSPGSCSVEAVLARKKHRRRPSKRKRHWRPYLELSWAEKQQRDERQSQRASRVREEMFAKGQPVAPYNTTQFLMNDRDPEEPNLDVPQGASHPGSSGESEAGDSDSRGRAHGEFQQRDFSEAYERYHTESLQGRSKQELVRDYLDLERRLSQAEEETRRLQQLQGCTSQRPCRQVEELAAEVERLRTENQRLRQENEMWNREGGRRGGEPGT; from the exons atgggggtggggaaagaacTCAGCGGAGCTCGGCCTCAGGATCTGCGCCCCCGTGGAAAGAGCAGAGGGGAGTCATTTCACCCGGTCTCTCCTCAGCTGGGGTCTCGGGAAATACGCG CTCGGATAGGTGGACCGACTTGTGCTTCCGCACAGCTAATCGTTGACGAAAAAGGGAATATTGGCAGGCGAGTGGGCCAATCAAAGGAGGCATCG CAGGTGTCACTAGTTAAAAGGCATCTGCTGAAAGATTTGGAACAGAAGAAGGTGGCTACTCCAAACCAGACCAACTGTAACACAGAGTCACCAGCAGCCCTGGAGGAGGCTAAG aTCTCTCGTGTTCCTGGGAGCCCCAAAACATCCCCTGAGCCTCATGACCCTGGAGGTTCCCTGCCCCTGACACCCCGGATGGAGAGCCACTCAGAGGAGGAAGATCCTCCTGGCAGTGGCCTAGGCTGGAACGGTAGGGGTCCCCGGGCCCAGAGCCCAGGGAGCTGCTCAGTGGAGGCCGTACTGGCACGGAAGAAGCACCGCCGGCGGCCTTCAAAGCGCAAGCGGCACTGGCGGCCCTACCTGGAGCTGAGCTGGGCCGAGAAGCAACAGCGGGATGAGAGGCAGAGCCAGCGGGCCTCCCGGGTCCGAGAGGAGATGTTCGCCAAAGGCCAGCCCGTGGCACCCTACAATACCACCCAGTTCCTGATGAACGACAGAGACCCCGAGGAGCCCAACCTGGATGTGCCCCAAGGGGCCTCCCACCCAGGCTCCAGTGGGGAGAGTGAGGCCGGGGACAGCGACTCGAGGGGCCGAGCTCATGGGGAGTTCCAGCAGAGGGATTTCTCCGAGGCCTATGAGCGCTATCACACTGAGAGCCTGCAGGGCCGCAGCAAGCAGGAGCTGGTGCGCGACTACCTGGATCTGGAGAGGCGGCTGTCACAGGCCGAGGAGGAGACGAGGAGGCTGCAGCAGCTGCAGGGGTGCACCAGCCAGCGGCCCTGTCGCCAGGTGGAGGAGCTGGCCGCCGAGGTAGAGAGGCTCCGGACGGAGAACCAGCGGCTTCGGCAGGAGAACGAGATGTGGAACCGAGAAGGCGGCCGCCGTGGTGGGGAGCCGGGCACCTAG
- the HEXIM2 gene encoding protein HEXIM2 isoform X2, which yields MALVYGGRWWVHLALCPRNLQLTATPEGRAAGAATSTRPRGAHRSGGSRYAGPRRYTQAAWGWGKNSAELGLRICAPVERAEGSHFTRSLLSWGLGKYAVSLVKRHLLKDLEQKKVATPNQTNCNTESPAALEEAKISRVPGSPKTSPEPHDPGGSLPLTPRMESHSEEEDPPGSGLGWNGRGPRAQSPGSCSVEAVLARKKHRRRPSKRKRHWRPYLELSWAEKQQRDERQSQRASRVREEMFAKGQPVAPYNTTQFLMNDRDPEEPNLDVPQGASHPGSSGESEAGDSDSRGRAHGEFQQRDFSEAYERYHTESLQGRSKQELVRDYLDLERRLSQAEEETRRLQQLQGCTSQRPCRQVEELAAEVERLRTENQRLRQENEMWNREGGRRGGEPGT from the exons ATGGCCTTGGTGTACGGGGGGAGATGGTGGGTGCACCTGGCTCTCTGCCCTCGGAACCTCCAGCTGACTGCCACGCCAGAGGGGCGCGCGGCCGGAGCTGCAACCTCCACCCGCCCCCGCGGCGCCCATAGAAGTGGGGGTTCCCGCTACGCCGGGCCTCGCCGCTATACCCAGGCcgcatgggggtggggaaagaacTCAGCGGAGCTCGGCCTCAGGATCTGCGCCCCCGTGGAAAGAGCAGAGGGGAGTCATTTCACCCGGTCTCTCCTCAGCTGGGGTCTCGGGAAATACGCG GTGTCACTAGTTAAAAGGCATCTGCTGAAAGATTTGGAACAGAAGAAGGTGGCTACTCCAAACCAGACCAACTGTAACACAGAGTCACCAGCAGCCCTGGAGGAGGCTAAG aTCTCTCGTGTTCCTGGGAGCCCCAAAACATCCCCTGAGCCTCATGACCCTGGAGGTTCCCTGCCCCTGACACCCCGGATGGAGAGCCACTCAGAGGAGGAAGATCCTCCTGGCAGTGGCCTAGGCTGGAACGGTAGGGGTCCCCGGGCCCAGAGCCCAGGGAGCTGCTCAGTGGAGGCCGTACTGGCACGGAAGAAGCACCGCCGGCGGCCTTCAAAGCGCAAGCGGCACTGGCGGCCCTACCTGGAGCTGAGCTGGGCCGAGAAGCAACAGCGGGATGAGAGGCAGAGCCAGCGGGCCTCCCGGGTCCGAGAGGAGATGTTCGCCAAAGGCCAGCCCGTGGCACCCTACAATACCACCCAGTTCCTGATGAACGACAGAGACCCCGAGGAGCCCAACCTGGATGTGCCCCAAGGGGCCTCCCACCCAGGCTCCAGTGGGGAGAGTGAGGCCGGGGACAGCGACTCGAGGGGCCGAGCTCATGGGGAGTTCCAGCAGAGGGATTTCTCCGAGGCCTATGAGCGCTATCACACTGAGAGCCTGCAGGGCCGCAGCAAGCAGGAGCTGGTGCGCGACTACCTGGATCTGGAGAGGCGGCTGTCACAGGCCGAGGAGGAGACGAGGAGGCTGCAGCAGCTGCAGGGGTGCACCAGCCAGCGGCCCTGTCGCCAGGTGGAGGAGCTGGCCGCCGAGGTAGAGAGGCTCCGGACGGAGAACCAGCGGCTTCGGCAGGAGAACGAGATGTGGAACCGAGAAGGCGGCCGCCGTGGTGGGGAGCCGGGCACCTAG
- the HEXIM2 gene encoding protein HEXIM2 isoform X1, which yields MALVYGGRWWVHLALCPRNLQLTATPEGRAAGAATSTRPRGAHRSGGSRYAGPRRYTQAAWGWGKNSAELGLRICAPVERAEGSHFTRSLLSWGLGKYAQVSLVKRHLLKDLEQKKVATPNQTNCNTESPAALEEAKISRVPGSPKTSPEPHDPGGSLPLTPRMESHSEEEDPPGSGLGWNGRGPRAQSPGSCSVEAVLARKKHRRRPSKRKRHWRPYLELSWAEKQQRDERQSQRASRVREEMFAKGQPVAPYNTTQFLMNDRDPEEPNLDVPQGASHPGSSGESEAGDSDSRGRAHGEFQQRDFSEAYERYHTESLQGRSKQELVRDYLDLERRLSQAEEETRRLQQLQGCTSQRPCRQVEELAAEVERLRTENQRLRQENEMWNREGGRRGGEPGT from the exons ATGGCCTTGGTGTACGGGGGGAGATGGTGGGTGCACCTGGCTCTCTGCCCTCGGAACCTCCAGCTGACTGCCACGCCAGAGGGGCGCGCGGCCGGAGCTGCAACCTCCACCCGCCCCCGCGGCGCCCATAGAAGTGGGGGTTCCCGCTACGCCGGGCCTCGCCGCTATACCCAGGCcgcatgggggtggggaaagaacTCAGCGGAGCTCGGCCTCAGGATCTGCGCCCCCGTGGAAAGAGCAGAGGGGAGTCATTTCACCCGGTCTCTCCTCAGCTGGGGTCTCGGGAAATACGCG CAGGTGTCACTAGTTAAAAGGCATCTGCTGAAAGATTTGGAACAGAAGAAGGTGGCTACTCCAAACCAGACCAACTGTAACACAGAGTCACCAGCAGCCCTGGAGGAGGCTAAG aTCTCTCGTGTTCCTGGGAGCCCCAAAACATCCCCTGAGCCTCATGACCCTGGAGGTTCCCTGCCCCTGACACCCCGGATGGAGAGCCACTCAGAGGAGGAAGATCCTCCTGGCAGTGGCCTAGGCTGGAACGGTAGGGGTCCCCGGGCCCAGAGCCCAGGGAGCTGCTCAGTGGAGGCCGTACTGGCACGGAAGAAGCACCGCCGGCGGCCTTCAAAGCGCAAGCGGCACTGGCGGCCCTACCTGGAGCTGAGCTGGGCCGAGAAGCAACAGCGGGATGAGAGGCAGAGCCAGCGGGCCTCCCGGGTCCGAGAGGAGATGTTCGCCAAAGGCCAGCCCGTGGCACCCTACAATACCACCCAGTTCCTGATGAACGACAGAGACCCCGAGGAGCCCAACCTGGATGTGCCCCAAGGGGCCTCCCACCCAGGCTCCAGTGGGGAGAGTGAGGCCGGGGACAGCGACTCGAGGGGCCGAGCTCATGGGGAGTTCCAGCAGAGGGATTTCTCCGAGGCCTATGAGCGCTATCACACTGAGAGCCTGCAGGGCCGCAGCAAGCAGGAGCTGGTGCGCGACTACCTGGATCTGGAGAGGCGGCTGTCACAGGCCGAGGAGGAGACGAGGAGGCTGCAGCAGCTGCAGGGGTGCACCAGCCAGCGGCCCTGTCGCCAGGTGGAGGAGCTGGCCGCCGAGGTAGAGAGGCTCCGGACGGAGAACCAGCGGCTTCGGCAGGAGAACGAGATGTGGAACCGAGAAGGCGGCCGCCGTGGTGGGGAGCCGGGCACCTAG